In the genome of Pangasianodon hypophthalmus isolate fPanHyp1 chromosome 15, fPanHyp1.pri, whole genome shotgun sequence, the window AAAACTTACTGGTGTGATTACGGTTGCCATGTGAGGCAGAATTCCCCATTCTCATACCTGTGTATGATATCCGTATGGCCCGCAGCGGGACTCCAGCCAGCTGAATGGATTTGCAGTGGAGGAATTTAAAGGAGCCATTGCTCAGATCTTCATTGGTGAGTTTTTGCAGGACTTTGCGAGAGTTTGGGCCCGCCACTCCCAGCACTCCGATATCATCAGTCACATTAGTGATGTCCACATCATAGTCGCCATCAGCTGCTTCTCTTTCTATCCATCTAAGGAGGAGGCAGAAAaccaaaatgtaattaaatctaattaatttaaaaagtgtaataaCTGGAACTTGAAGCTGTGTTATAagataataaaaacacttcaggaagtgctgttatgggaaaataatcaacttcatggtggtaactgtaactccgcTTAGTGTTGGACCACATCGCACCACCAACTCGCTGATTATTCTCCTTTAATGCCACACCcactagtgttttattccctatcTTATTATACAAGCAAGCATGTCTGTAAGGGCCTGAACAATTtccaaaaagcaaaacagacaTGATCATGATTGCCACACATTATTAAGAAAATCGTTAAAGCATGCTAAAGTCTCCTGACACCATTTTGAAAGCACTGGTGCtagttactactactactgcttttacttatttaaataGCAAGCATGGAGAGTTAACGaaagctaatattagctaattaGTTAGTCAAGTTAGCTGTGAGAGCTGGTTAGGTAACCAGCCTGCCACTGCAGTAATGTAATAACTAGATAAACTAATTGGGCTTATATAATCTTAGTTTGCTAATGGTTTTCCTTTTTGTTAGCAAGTTAGCCGGTTTCTGCTAGATAATATTAGCTAGATAATTAGCTTGCTATCAAAGAATTCACAAATAGCTAATTGTCATGACTGCTTatgttacatgttttttaaatgttttacatcactgtactgtacagaatttgtccaaaatgttttaaaatgtgtgaatcAGACCACAAGAGGGCAGCCTCAGCACACTAAAGAATCCAACTGTGTTTGTGGAGTGTGATGTTTTCTGACTTGAGCAAGGCCAAGGACTGTCACTCAGGCATCTGTTTGTGGCAAGTCTTACAATACTGAGGTCTAAAATAGTCTCACTGTGAAACATTCACTTTTTATAACCACCAATAAGAAGTCCTTGGGAGGTTCATACGAGTATGATGAAGGCCAGAATGTGTGtaggctgtatgtgtgtgtatatgcgtgtggcGAAAAAGCGAGACGAGTTATAAAACCTTCTGGAGCCTCTGTAACCTCAGTGAGAGTTTTAGGTCCAGCAACAGAAAATGCTTTTGAATAATTTTACATCAAGTTCAAATCTACTATATACCATGCATATGGTTAATATAGTTAATATTCCTGTGAGCAGAAATTAATGCTAAATACACTGGCTGTCTCAGTGGTTGTAACTTCAACGTTCATCACATAACTGAAGaaactgtacatttctgttgtatttttaatgagTGTCTGGACGCATTTTGTCACACTTTTGggtctgtgtttgtcttgtgCACTGTTTCAGGCAACTTACCGTCCATGCTTCCTTACTGCCCTATTTCTGAATGATGACCTCTTTACATCCATCCTTCTCTCAACCTCTCAGGGAAAAAACTCACTGACCCCAGATAAAAAACGTTACCCATGTCTGAAATGCTACATACTTTGACCCAGAGGATATTATCAGGTTAAGATTACaaacttagatcaaaaggtcaTCTACAGGCAAGAAGCAAAATCAGGAAGTGTTGCAATTCTTGTGCAAATGGATATTTGTCTCACTATCTTTTGCGTAATTGAATATTATACCTAGTAACttggggttaaaaaaaactagATCCTGCTAGTGAGTGGAAAGTTGTGAGCTCAATTCCCAGGACTGCCAGAGAGCCAGTGCTGGACCTCTTAACCATCAACTCTGTGTTGTAGTTTGCCTCACATGGAAGTCATTTTGGATCAATTAAATGTcagttaattaaatgtaaatatgtatcagcaaggtttaaaaaaaaaaaaaaatagaaattgcTTGCGATAGACCAACCTCAGATCGTGCAATTCGGACCCTGAGCCAGTGATGAGCAGGAACTCTCCAGGTGCGACCTGGGTAATGGTGACCTCAGCATAGACACGCCCCCTCTGTGTCAGCATGTGACTGATGTTAGTCAAGCCCACCTGTGCAGCAGTAACCGAACTGAcgtcatcatcacatcatcacatcatcacaacTAACATAAAGCTAACAGAACACCATGAGTtcccaaaaacaacaaagaatAATATTTAAACTACAGCTACACCATTCAAAGCATGTGTATGTAAAGATATAAAGATGACAATCAGATTAAACATTATATAGACAGGTCCTTAGAATTTTCTTGTAATTCAACATAATAAAAAACCcaataataacagcagtaaaAACAGCTTTCAACTAACCTTCAAAACCAGAAGCACTGTCATACACACTAGGAATGAATTTCTAGGCTTTGAGTACTACATTAAAACatttgggggtgtgctgttataggaaaataatcaacgacggggtggtgtgatgaagcagagtcaccgtcaccaccctgaagttgattattttccaaaaacagaacAACCCAAAGTGTTCCAAAACAATTTTTATGCTTAATTTAAGCAATACAAATTAGTTCTCTcaccaacctctttttttttctctctcacagttaataagacaataaaatgcAGATTGACATGTTTAAACAAAgcctgaaaacaaaacaacaatgttgtcctgtggcagaaaagcatcaaggaaaaaaatgtggaaatatggaaatatagAAACAGTGGTGAACAATTTGCAGATCTCGCCCTGTTGTTTCATCTTCTGCCTCTCACCTTCGGCATGGTGTTGGCAAACAGTCGGTCCAGCAGTCTGTGCGCATCCTTCCCTTTGACCATGAACTTGCCAAACGGTGAAAGGTCAATAACGCCCACTTTCTCCATTACAAGCTTGCACTCTCGGCCGACTGGTCCGTGCCAGTTTGTTCTTCTGAAACTCGGTCTGTGCATGgccaaaaatatcacatttatcTCATATAGCAGAGAAAATTGTACTAATTAATAGTAATGTGTAGAGGTGACCAAACATCAAGACAACATCATGCTGtagtgttcatgttcatgttcatgttcatgtggaAAGGTGGATGTTATACTTGTAGCCCACGTCATCTCCTGGCTTGTAGAAGTAATGTGGCTGCTCCCAGCCTGCATGGAAGCCCACGGAGCATTTATCTTTCAGCTGCTCATAGAGCCCACTGACTCTGCTAGTGGGGCGACCAGCAAAGCGCTCCTCTTTAGGGTAAcccactgagacagagagagagagagagagaaagagagagagagagagagaaaaaccattacaccacctgCACATTCcctgcatattttgtacatcccttttgcacattcctgtacatatatttcacatttcttatcttatttcttattatttcttattcatttctgatttttaaattttaactttattttagtatttaacgcacagtctaaagaggagtagtccaggtttccatttcactgcaagttatatactgtatataattgtgtatgtgacatacaaaaatcttgaatcttgaatattataAAGCCAAGTTGTATCTTGTAAGCATACCACACTGCCATGTTTAGATTGTGCTTgggccttttttttatttaaacttacCCACATTGTTAAAGCCGTATGACTCTCTGGCCTTGGCACACATGTACGGCACGGTGGTCCACTTGCCGTAGCGGTTTGGGTCGCATTCAATCAGATCATAAGGAGGCTCACCGCTCATGATCCAGTCACTGAGGAACTTTCCAACTCCACCCGCGTGAATGATACCATACCTATCACATGACCCAAAAAATCATTCAGTCGTctggttatttatttacaaaaacatatattttgctTTGTAAAAGGTTCTGGGATACAGTTTgaccttgaagttgattattttccgataacagcatgtcccaaagcattttattcctcttatacctctgATAACATATTGggacgagtgcattaatataaactggcGATTTTCTTGCAGCGAGAACttctgtcagagatgctgttactgaaaatcaatcaacaccttctgagcaatcagatttgagTACTCCACAGCACTGTATTTTAAGAAGCAGACAGTAGACAgctaataattttataatttacagAGTATTAATAAACACTTTCAAAATGGCCACAGTGGTGCGTTTTTACCCAAAGCCGATGGCGGTCCAGTAGTTGCGGAGTCCCTGATGTGGCCCCACCATGGGCAGCAGGTCCGGGGTGTATGTGATCGGTCCGGACACAATGTTGATGATGTCAGCGTGCTTGAGGACAGGAACCATCTCCATGGCCATTTCCACGTGCTCCATGATGCGGTCCAGGTCTGATTCGAACAGCTCCTTACCGAAACCTAATTAGAGGTTGATaaacattttgaataaataaacattctataaaaataaaagcattttgaaTTCATAAACCATGTTCTGTTCAAAGTACAGATTCAAGGTCTAATAATCTGAGGCTTTATAGAATGAGAGAATGAACACTCCCACTGGGAGTCACATCACACTGGTTGGTTCTTGGTACCTGGAGGGACTCCATCTCGGACCCACGAGTCCTGCAGCACCATCTTCTCCTCCTTTTCATAGGGGCCGAACAGCAGGCCATCTCTCTCCTGACGCAAGTAGTACGAACCCTCCAGGTCCCGGATCACAGGCAGCTCCTGCTTCAGGGCCTTCACCTCGGGAATCGTCGCAGTCACCACGTACTGGTGATGGACAGGAATCGTGGGATGCTCCAGACCAACCAGCTGGCCAAGTTCCCGTGCCCAGAAACCTGTGGACCAATGAGATCATGAACATCTAAGGAGCATTATAAGGCAATTCAGTCGAAAATGAGTTTAGCATGAATATTTTGGTCTAATAGTTTCAGTTTTTAGGGTAATATTTACAAGAATATACATTCTACATTCAAAATCAAGCAAAGTTGGGATCGGGTTCTAGCCGCCAACGAGTCATAATCAATGTGGTGACCAATGAAAATGCCCTTTTATAGTTAAAAGTAAAAGAAGACTCCTAAGGGCTGTATTCAGGGTTGAgttcagacctcagacgtaaTTACAGACTgactgatttgatgttaaaattttgtacttcaTCTCTAAATtgcaaaattataaaatttttacagatttactTTCTTATTTTAGTCTTcaatatttagaattttttaaataatgttatttttatatataagataaaaatacatttgttttttgaaaaCATTAGATAAAGTAtcgattttttaaaatgcaacaccACTATCATATATCATCAGTCATATCACCCACCTATTCCTTTGTGCAAAGATGATGATGTTTCCAAACATTTCCTACCACCCAaaagttttgtcttttctttctttactttgcCTTCATCTGCAATTTAGAAGCTTTAATCCCGTTTTGTTGCCTCTGACACTAATCTGTCACTCAAAGTTTTCGTTCTCGtccagaaaaaaacagacagcggtgtgcagtgtgtaaaatgtcaaaaaaaaaaaaaaaaaaaaagaccaagaaACGCTTCATAAAGTAGCAGGACATGAGGCAATGGTTAAGCTTTTAACTGCCACCCCGACAGCTCaggctcttaaaaaaaaaaaaaaaacacaacaaaaaaaacgcaTTTGTGCCTGTAGCTGAACGATTATCTCCGGTTATATAACGCTCTAAAGTGATCTGAGGTAACCTCCTCACTGACTGAGCAGCTGTCCGTGtccacattctctctctcttgctctctcagtGAGTAGTTTGTAGGGCATATGGAggtgtgtagggtgtgtgtaATCATACCAAAGTTGGCACTCAGAGACCAATCTGTTCAAATAAACAGTTCACATCACTCAGAAGCTTTCAGACAtgctagagaaaaaaaactggtttaatcGTGCAATATGGTGCCTTCTGTGTCTGCAGTACAACTCAGAGTATTTATCATGTAAAATGCTGAATAGCAGTTAAATAACTTAACATTAAATGTGCATtaaattatctaaaaaaaatttaattttgcaCATGTAACTCCGTTTTGATAGATCAGATATTAAAACAGACGTTGGGCATTCTGTTTTTCTGAAGACATTCTTTTAAAATGGTTTGGACCACAGCattgctgattggtcagaaggtagtgattaattttctagaacggcagctctgacagtagtttggCTGTAAGGTAAATCACATCATTGAGTTATGTCAATAAATATGTCAGTAAGCACGTAAGTCAGGAGGTAAGTCAGTAAGTAAGGAAGTCAGTAAATCGGTACACAAGCCAGTAAGTAAATCAAGAAGTCAGTCAGTACGTCAGTATAAGAAAGTATGTCAGCAAGTCAGTCAGCACATAAGCCAGTAAGTCAGTCAGTATGTAAGTAAATCAGTATTTCAGTACATAGTTCAGTACATAGTTCAGTACATAGTTCAGTACATAGTTCAGTATGTAGGTCAGTATGTAGGTCAGTGTGCAgccaaaaagaaagaaaaatgtttgttatgtAGAACCTTTGGAATTTTGGAAGGGGcgtatgtttttttctccttacaGGCAAGGCCAGTTCACACAGGCGCTGTTTAATTCCTTGCCCCCCCAACATGGGATTATTCCAGTGTTATCTTATAATATGAACACAAATACAAAGATAAAGTTGGAGCGATGCAAAAGTAATGGCTACTACCAACAAACGTGCATCTGTCACGACCAGTGTCCTTTTCTTGTTCAGCGAACTGGCTTTTCTGCAGCACGAACTTAATTCGTTTTCAGTCTGACTGCTGCATTAGCTGAAAATAAATCATCGTAGTTTCAGTGCAGTCGagtaaaaattcatttttacttcaattcaaatttatacCTTGTGACCCTAATTCATCAAGTCATTTAAAAGAAGAGTCCAATAGTTTGAGCTGCTGTGATGTGCTGTGCTGGTGTGTAAACAGGGTGAAAAAAACAAGCTCTCTAACCGAAACGTAACAGAGCAGGTCCAACAACTTAGTTATGTACTTTCTCTCGTTTTAGGTTTCAGGTCTGGGGACAAAATTAGAAAGCAAAGTGAGGAGCGAGTCTTAGAGGAACACATGGAGAGTCAGAACTAAAGCGTGAAGGGAAGAACGTAAAGAGAGCTATAGGGTCACGAAGTCAAggttactgaagaagaagaaaatgaggaacatttatacacagagagtgagaaagaaggTCATGCTTTACCGTTTTTTGATTCGAAATATTTAGAGCTGACACATTACTTTTCACCAGCCTCGCTAACTAAGAGCATGCCAAAATAAACGGAACAGTTTTACAcgctgccatttttatttttttgtgcatttttttggcTTGGTTCACTGGTGAgacctgattggctgataggGAAGGCGGCTACATGAAACCTCAATCCCGCCAGTGTGAAACGGTTCAGCCAAGCAAACTGAGAGCAGGTCTACAATCAGCAAGGagccataaaaataaaacaagagtACAAGAGAGGCaggagcagggaaaaaaaatgtgcaaacagCAGCTGTAGTTTGTTACGCAAACGCCACATTTAAAATGGTGttgaaaaaaatctcacaaagaccttgtaaattaaaaaaattaaataaaaaatgcactcacaaacatacacaccatCCTTGTGAGGTCACATAACgtgtataaaaaaacaaacttaaCCTTTAATGATAATGCTAGTTTAGAATAAACACTTAATTGCAAGAAGTAGaagttaaatgaatgaattctatGCTGTTCAGTGCTGGGGCTCGTTCTTCATGGATTACTGAATTAGCTGGATTGGAGTGTTGTGGATTTGACACGATCTTGAATTTATCCGATCTTTGAAGCAGGTTGTAGTACTGACCTGTGGCGTTGACGATACGGTTGGCACGGATGGTGCCGTGAGGCGTCTGGACATCCCATCTGCCATCGGGTGTGGGGACGAGCCCAGTCACAGGGGCGGGGCTATAAATCTGAGCGCCATACATCCGAGCTCCAGCGGCGAGAGCCATGGTGAGAGAGTACGGATCGATGTGTCCATCACCGGGAGTGTAGAGACCTGCTATCAcctgaggaagagagaaaacaatGATGCTGACATTAAAATAgctagacagatagagagatagagagatagagacaacTTTATAGTCCATAATatattatttgatttataaaacttctgtctttttcaattcattttttagTACTTTATCTTCAGCTTGTAGACGCAAATTCAGAAAGAAGCACAGCTGTGCTAGTAAAATTTCCTATCAAATTGCTTATCTAGCattaaaaaagttattaataTTGCATATATACTACATGTTTACTTGTACTCTTCGCATTTGAACTATGAAGGAAAAGGagtaaatgcatgttttttcctggtAAGTTCTAGATTAGGAAACTTATAGTGTAACAGCACAGAGTAGTGAAGCCCAGCATAAACTGGTTCCCAAACCACATGCTGGTGCTGGTTTCTTGAATTAAAAAGTGGCACAAAAATCTTTCAGGCTAaaatatatagtactgtgcaaaagtcttaggcacatgcaaagaagtgctgtagagcaaagatgccttcaaatataatgaaattaaatgtttctatttaaacttttaaaaaatgctataaagagcagtaaacagtaataaatgaaacaaagtcaatatttggtgtgatgatccttcgcttttttttttttaaataaaacagtatctgaggtgcagtgtgtgcagttttataaggaaatgagctggaagtgttactgagcatcttgcagaagcagccacagttcttctggagactttgactgtcgactcgcttcttatttctgcagcgaaacccagcagccttcattatggtttttttgtctgtgtctctcttatgtaatctgctgctttctttactgacatacaaacatttttctggaacatttaattttgtgctggaaaactaatgtttggaatctaaaatgttattgtactgaatcaataatgtagaagtcagaaaataaaaatctataacaaagtttgtactaaaaaaaaataaagtgcctaagacttttgcacagtactgtatatatattaaaaagtgtgtgtgtgtgtgtgtgtgtgtgtgagtgagagagagagagagagggagagaaggttTCAAGCATATTGAACACTACTTTactcaaaatatttaaattactgTAGTGCTCAAACTATACAATAGTATTTTTGCTTGTGATTTGTTTTGCCATGTGGACATAGTGGCAAAACGAGATACATCATACACATTATAAAATCTTTCACTTGGAGAAGGGATCCCCAGAGAACCTGATCACAGAATCTCAATGTTTTAACTGTATATGTGACTAAATAAAACTTTAGAAACATAttgtttaagaaagaaagaaagaaagaaaaaaggtggGATTGCCAAAATGCATTATCGGTCCTAAAAGAAAGCtttaaattcacatttaaaaaaattcagatttctAAACACCACATGCCAAAAATCTCTCAAAGTTAAATTAGCTAGACAACAGGAAGCAGAGTAGCTTTAGCCATGAGGGTTGCTCTGTTTGTTCCTCTTCACATTATTTATCCTCAATTATATCAAAAATTCCAGAAAATATTCAGGCGTCTCTTTGCAGAAATGCTCACTCTTCACGATTTGTCTTAAATCCCAACCTTTTGTTCAGTGACAGGAGAATGAAGTTTAAAATCATGCAGCGTGCACTGAGTTTGCTCCTCTCTCACCCTGTCCATGTTGAGCAGAGGGAAGAGCTCCTGGACCTTCTCGGGTTCGATGAGGAACTGTGGTGTGGGGTGCCAGTGAGTGCGGGTCATCTGGTACTTCATCTCGTCCACTCGGGCCGAGGTCGAGGCGATCCTCACACTTCCTGGCTGATGGAAGCCCACTGCCTGGAACAATACTTTATATTACTGTCATGTCATTGCTGCAGCATTCCTTATAATGAAACTTGTTTGGAAATCTTGTCAAGGTTATTTAGAATGAAGAAAGAATTGATTGATTTAAAGGGATGCAATaaaaagaaccatttttttGGGTTCCTAAAGAACCATTCAACTGACATCTGGAGAAACATCCGGCacaacagagaaataaaaatattactaaaatataaaaatttccCCACTATAAATGTTACTAATATGTGCACAAATTAATCATAAATTTATCAGCTAGTCCACCAAAACTCCAGTGTgatgcccagtcccatgttgtGGCTGCCCAGAgcaggctaaaaagtggtagctcaTGTAATATAATAACGTATTGTGAGCTAGTTAGCTGGTTAAATGCTGGTCAAAACAGACAAATGAGTATATAAATTTCCACCTAGAGGGACGAATGACAATCATTATCCTTTTCTCACAAAGTGTCTTAGCACATCGTGTTTGTCCAACGTTTGGCTGCCGTTTTTCCTCTTCACATCAGACATAAAAGATATTCGGGTGAGGACAGAGTCTTTATTTGACTTTGTGTACAAAGCAGGACAGTTAAAAGACAGCTTTAATTAGCTCAACTTTGTCTGTTTTTccacacacgtgtgtgttctTGGTTCTTAAAAGAATGTCTGTCATCTATGCATGGAAATTACTCTATGTAGTAAAAGCTGATGAGTGTAGTGCAGAAGGTGGTTGGATTCAGAACAATAAGACAGCATTATAGTTATAGCGTCAAGGTGCATCGCAGCGTAACTTAGCTGCACAGCTAACGAAAACTTGTGTTTTCAAAagtcagtagttttttttttttttcctctccctgttttttgaatgaaagaattaaaaaacatgcaggAGAACATTAGCCTGCTGAGCATACATCTCCATCAGGAAACTAcgaatttaaaaaagt includes:
- the dmgdh gene encoding dimethylglycine dehydrogenase, mitochondrial; this translates as MSRLLNTLHAQLRRDFNFCRKLRGVTVRSLSCTLRKEAEEKSDGGVGALGKRLKDTAETLIIGGGCVGVSLAYHLAKAGQKDVVLLEKSELTAGSTWHAAGLTTYYHPGINLKKIHYHSIKLYERLEAETGQAVGFHQPGSVRIASTSARVDEMKYQMTRTHWHPTPQFLIEPEKVQELFPLLNMDRVIAGLYTPGDGHIDPYSLTMALAAGARMYGAQIYSPAPVTGLVPTPDGRWDVQTPHGTIRANRIVNATGFWARELGQLVGLEHPTIPVHHQYVVTATIPEVKALKQELPVIRDLEGSYYLRQERDGLLFGPYEKEEKMVLQDSWVRDGVPPGFGKELFESDLDRIMEHVEMAMEMVPVLKHADIINIVSGPITYTPDLLPMVGPHQGLRNYWTAIGFGYGIIHAGGVGKFLSDWIMSGEPPYDLIECDPNRYGKWTTVPYMCAKARESYGFNNVVGYPKEERFAGRPTSRVSGLYEQLKDKCSVGFHAGWEQPHYFYKPGDDVGYKPSFRRTNWHGPVGRECKLVMEKVGVIDLSPFGKFMVKGKDAHRLLDRLFANTMPKVGLTNISHMLTQRGRVYAEVTITQVAPGEFLLITGSGSELHDLRWIEREAADGDYDVDITNVTDDIGVLGVAGPNSRKVLQKLTNEDLSNGSFKFLHCKSIQLAGVPLRAIRISYTGELGWELYVDMPKLAEVYKAIMEAGKEEGIDNFGTYAMASLRLEKGFRGWGAEMNCDTNPLEAGLDYFIKLNKPADFIGKKALQEIKAQGLTRKLAYLTVDTDNIDPEGNETIWHNGKVVGNTTSGAYSYSIQQSLAFGYLPIDLATVGQKVEVELLGRKYPATVVQEPLIHTEPTRTRLQKKKSAA